A DNA window from Ornithodoros turicata isolate Travis chromosome 10, ASM3712646v1, whole genome shotgun sequence contains the following coding sequences:
- the LOC135370350 gene encoding uncharacterized protein LOC135370350 isoform X3: protein MGEEEGTAIVGLRKHPRAETQNTYSVRGAFYSASGMGEEEGTPIVGLRKHQGIEWESNKEHRKLASENKKRWNGRGRRGANSWYQKTPRDGMGEEEGTPNVGLRKHQEVEWKKGRQ from the exons ATGGGAGAGGAAGAAGGGACGGCGATAGTTGGTCTCAGAAAACacccaagag CTGAAACACAGAACACATACTCAGTGAGAGGAGCTTTTTATTCTGCAAGTGGAATGGGAGAGGAAGAAGGGACGCCGATAGTTggtctcagaaaacaccaaggg ATAGAATGGGAGAGTAATAAAGAACACCGAAagttggcctcagaaaacaagAAGAG gtggaatggGAGAGGAAGAAGGGGCGCCAATAGTTGGtatcagaaaacaccaagag ATGGAATGGGAGAGGAAGAAGGAACACCTAAtgttggcctcagaaaacaccaagag gtggaatggAAGAAGGGGCGCCAATAG
- the LOC135370349 gene encoding uncharacterized protein LOC135370349: protein MGEEEGTPIVGLRKHQGMEWERKKEHRKLASENTKRWNGRGRRDADSWSQKTPRGGMGEEEGTAIVGLRKHPREWESNKEHRKLASENKRRWNGRRGANSWSQKTPRVGMGEEEGTPIVGLRKHPREHILSERSSLFCKWNGRGRRDAHSWSQKTPRVRGALYSASGMGEEEGTPIVGLRKHQEVKHRTHTQ, encoded by the exons atggGAGAGGAAGAAGGGACGCCGATAGTTggtctcagaaaacaccaaggg ATGGAATGGGAGAGGAAGAAGGAACACCGAAagttggcctcagaaaacaccaagag gtggaatggGAGAGGAAGAAGGGACGCCGATAGTTggtctcagaaaacaccaagag GTGGAATGGGAGAGGAAGAAGGGACGGCGATAGTTGGTCTCAGAAAACacccaagag AATGGGAGAGTAATAAAGAACACCGAAAGTTGGCCTCTGAAAACAAGAGGAG gtggaatggAAGAAGGGGCGCCAATAGTTggtctcagaaaacaccaagag ttgGAATGGGAGAGGAAGAAGGGACGCCGATAGTTGGTCTCAGAAAACacccaagag AACACATACTCAGTGAGAGGAGCTCTTTATTCTGCAAGTGGAATGGGAGAGGAAGAAGGGACGCCCATAGTTggtctcagaaaacaccaagag TGAGAGGAGCTCTTTATTCTGCAAGTGGAATGGGAGAGGAAGAAGGGACGCCTATAGTTggtctcagaaaacaccaagag GTGAAACACAGAACACATACTCAGTGA
- the LOC135370350 gene encoding uncharacterized protein LOC135370350 isoform X1 codes for MGEEEGTAIVGLRKHPRAETQNTYSVRGAFYSASGMGEEEGTPIVGLRKHQGIEWESNKEHRKLASENKKRWNGRRGANSWSQKTPRVGMGEEEGTPIVGLRKHQEMEWERKKERRKLSSESTVTGRIWPWKTTKLHVECQFVCNGY; via the exons ATGGGAGAGGAAGAAGGGACGGCGATAGTTGGTCTCAGAAAACacccaagag CTGAAACACAGAACACATACTCAGTGAGAGGAGCTTTTTATTCTGCAAGTGGAATGGGAGAGGAAGAAGGGACGCCGATAGTTggtctcagaaaacaccaaggg ATAGAATGGGAGAGTAATAAAGAACACCGAAagttggcctcagaaaacaagAAGAG gtggaatggAAGAAGGGGCGCCAATAGTTggtctcagaaaacaccaagag ttgGAATGGGAGAGGAAGAAGGGACGCCGATAGTTggtctcagaaaacaccaagag atgGAATGGGAGAGGAAGAAGGAACGCCGAAAATTGTCTTCAGAAAGCACGGTTACAGGGAGAATTTGGCCGTGGAAGACCACAAAACTTCACGTCGAGTGTCAATTCGTTTGTAATGGTTATTGA
- the LOC135370350 gene encoding uncharacterized protein LOC135370350 isoform X4 — MGEEEGAPIVGIRKHQEMEWERKKEHLMLASENTKRWNGRRGANSWSQKTPRVGMGEEEGTPIVGLRKHQEMEWERKKERRKLSSESTVTGRIWPWKTTKLHVECQFVCNGY; from the exons atggGAGAGGAAGAAGGGGCGCCAATAGTTGGtatcagaaaacaccaagag ATGGAATGGGAGAGGAAGAAGGAACACCTAAtgttggcctcagaaaacaccaagag gtggaatggAAGAAGGGGCGCCAATAGTTggtctcagaaaacaccaagag ttgGAATGGGAGAGGAAGAAGGGACGCCGATAGTTggtctcagaaaacaccaagag atgGAATGGGAGAGGAAGAAGGAACGCCGAAAATTGTCTTCAGAAAGCACGGTTACAGGGAGAATTTGGCCGTGGAAGACCACAAAACTTCACGTCGAGTGTCAATTCGTTTGTAATGGTTATTGA
- the LOC135370350 gene encoding uncharacterized protein LOC135370350 isoform X2 translates to MGEEEGTAIVGLRKHPRAETQNTYSVRGAFYSASGMGEEEGTPIVGLRKHQGIEWESNKEHRKLASENKKRWNGRRGANSWSQKTPRDGMGEEEGTPKIVFRKHGYRENLAVEDHKTSRRVSIRL, encoded by the exons ATGGGAGAGGAAGAAGGGACGGCGATAGTTGGTCTCAGAAAACacccaagag CTGAAACACAGAACACATACTCAGTGAGAGGAGCTTTTTATTCTGCAAGTGGAATGGGAGAGGAAGAAGGGACGCCGATAGTTggtctcagaaaacaccaaggg ATAGAATGGGAGAGTAATAAAGAACACCGAAagttggcctcagaaaacaagAAGAG gtggaatggAAGAAGGGGCGCCAATAGTTggtctcagaaaacaccaagag atgGAATGGGAGAGGAAGAAGGAACGCCGAAAATTGTCTTCAGAAAGCACGGTTACAGGGAGAATTTGGCCGTGGAAGACCACAAAACTTCACGTCGAGTGTCAATTCGTTTGTAA